A genomic window from Solanum dulcamara chromosome 11, daSolDulc1.2, whole genome shotgun sequence includes:
- the LOC129872238 gene encoding G-box-binding factor 1-like isoform X2, giving the protein MGAGEESTPAKPSKATSTQETQATPSYPDWSSMQAYYGAGATPPFFPSTVASPTPHPYMWGGQHPLMPPYGAPVPYPALYPPAGVYAHPNMSMTPNTLQTNPESDSKAPDGKDQSTGKKLKRCSGGKAGESGKAASGSGNDGGATRSAESGSEGSSDENDENDNHEFSADKNRSFDLMLANGANPQNNPATGNPVAMPTTNLNIGMDLWNAPSAGSGMIKMRSNQSGVSPAPGMGREWIQDERELKRQKRKQSNRESARRSRLRKQAECEELQLKVETLSNENHGLKEELRKISEECEKLSSENNSIKDELTRLCGPEAVSKLESNANAMRLQSNVDEAKS; this is encoded by the exons ATGGGGGCCGGGGAAGAGAGCACCCCTGCGAAGCCTTCGAAAGCTACTTCAACTCAG GAGACACAAGCTACCCCTTCATATCCTGATTGGTCTTCTATGCAG GCTTATTATGGTGCTGGAGCTACACCTCCCTTCTTTCCTTCAACTGTTGCTTCTCCCACTCCCCATCCATACATGTGGGGAGGCCAG CATCCGCTTATGCCTCCTTATGGAGCTCCAGTCCCATATCCTGCTTTATATCCTCCTGCTGGAGTTTATGCTCATCCTAATATGTCCATG ACTCCAAATACACTGCAGACAAATCCAGAATCAGATAGTAAGGCACCGGATGGTAAGGACCAGAGTACAGGCAAAAAATTGAAGAGATGTTCAGGTGGCAAGGCAGGAGAAAGTGGGAAAGCGGCTTCAGGTTCTGGAAATGATGGTGGTGCCACAAGAAG TGCTGAAAGCGGAAGTGAAGGTTCATCAGacgaaaatgatgaaaatgataacCAT gaATTTTCTGCAGACAAGAATAGAAGCTTTGATCTAATGCTTGCTAATG GAGCCAATCCTCAGAACAATCCTGCAACAGGGAATCCAGTTGCCATGCCCACAACTAATCTGAATATTGGAATGGATTTGTGGAATGCACCATCTGCCGGTTCCGGAATGATCAAAATGCGATCAAATCAATCTGGTGTCTCGCCAGCTCCTGGGATGGGACGTGAATGGATTCAG GATGAACGTgaactcaaaaggcaaaagagaAAGCAATCTAATCGAGAATCAGCTAGGAGGTCAAGATTGCGCAAGCAG GCTGAGTGTGAAGAGCTACAACTTAAGGTAGAGACATTGAGCAATGAGAATCATGGACTCAAAGAGGAGTTGCGAAAGATCTCTGAGGAATGTGAGAAGCTTAGCTCGGAGAATAATTCGATAAAG GATGAGTTGACGAGGTTGTGTGGGCCAGAGGCTGTGTCCAAGCTAGAGAGTAATGCCAATGCCATGCGTCTTCAGTCCAATGTTGACGAAGCTAAGAGCTAA
- the LOC129872238 gene encoding G-box-binding factor 1-like isoform X4 codes for MGAGEESTPAKPSKATSTQETQATPSYPDWSSMQAYYGAGATPPFFPSTVASPTPHPYMWGGQHPLMPPYGAPVPYPALYPPAGVYAHPNMSMTPNTLQTNPESDSKAPDGKDQSTGKKLKRCSGGKAGESGKAASGSGNDGGATRSAESGSEGSSDENDENDNHEFSADKNRSFDLMLANGNPVAMPTTNLNIGMDLWNAPSAGSGMIKMRSNQSGVSPAPGMGREWIQDERELKRQKRKQSNRESARRSRLRKQAECEELQLKVETLSNENHGLKEELRKISEECEKLSSENNSIKDELTRLCGPEAVSKLESNANAMRLQSNVDEAKS; via the exons ATGGGGGCCGGGGAAGAGAGCACCCCTGCGAAGCCTTCGAAAGCTACTTCAACTCAG GAGACACAAGCTACCCCTTCATATCCTGATTGGTCTTCTATGCAG GCTTATTATGGTGCTGGAGCTACACCTCCCTTCTTTCCTTCAACTGTTGCTTCTCCCACTCCCCATCCATACATGTGGGGAGGCCAG CATCCGCTTATGCCTCCTTATGGAGCTCCAGTCCCATATCCTGCTTTATATCCTCCTGCTGGAGTTTATGCTCATCCTAATATGTCCATG ACTCCAAATACACTGCAGACAAATCCAGAATCAGATAGTAAGGCACCGGATGGTAAGGACCAGAGTACAGGCAAAAAATTGAAGAGATGTTCAGGTGGCAAGGCAGGAGAAAGTGGGAAAGCGGCTTCAGGTTCTGGAAATGATGGTGGTGCCACAAGAAG TGCTGAAAGCGGAAGTGAAGGTTCATCAGacgaaaatgatgaaaatgataacCAT gaATTTTCTGCAGACAAGAATAGAAGCTTTGATCTAATGCTTGCTAATG GGAATCCAGTTGCCATGCCCACAACTAATCTGAATATTGGAATGGATTTGTGGAATGCACCATCTGCCGGTTCCGGAATGATCAAAATGCGATCAAATCAATCTGGTGTCTCGCCAGCTCCTGGGATGGGACGTGAATGGATTCAG GATGAACGTgaactcaaaaggcaaaagagaAAGCAATCTAATCGAGAATCAGCTAGGAGGTCAAGATTGCGCAAGCAG GCTGAGTGTGAAGAGCTACAACTTAAGGTAGAGACATTGAGCAATGAGAATCATGGACTCAAAGAGGAGTTGCGAAAGATCTCTGAGGAATGTGAGAAGCTTAGCTCGGAGAATAATTCGATAAAG GATGAGTTGACGAGGTTGTGTGGGCCAGAGGCTGTGTCCAAGCTAGAGAGTAATGCCAATGCCATGCGTCTTCAGTCCAATGTTGACGAAGCTAAGAGCTAA
- the LOC129872238 gene encoding G-box-binding factor 1-like isoform X5: protein MGAGEESTPAKPSKATSTQETQATPSYPDWSSMQAYYGAGATPPFFPSTVASPTPHPYMWGGQHPLMPPYGAPVPYPALYPPAGVYAHPNMSMTPNTLQTNPESDSKAPDGKDQSTGKKLKRCSGGKAGESGKAASGSGNDGGATRSAESGSEGSSDENDENDNHEFSADKNRSFDLMLANGANPQNNPATGNPVAMPTTNLNIGMDLWNAPSAGSGMIKMRSNQSGVSPAPGMGREWIQDERELKRQKRKQSNRESARRSRLRKQAECEELQLKVETLSNENHGLKEELRKISEECEKLSSENNSIKVKTMMS, encoded by the exons ATGGGGGCCGGGGAAGAGAGCACCCCTGCGAAGCCTTCGAAAGCTACTTCAACTCAG GAGACACAAGCTACCCCTTCATATCCTGATTGGTCTTCTATGCAG GCTTATTATGGTGCTGGAGCTACACCTCCCTTCTTTCCTTCAACTGTTGCTTCTCCCACTCCCCATCCATACATGTGGGGAGGCCAG CATCCGCTTATGCCTCCTTATGGAGCTCCAGTCCCATATCCTGCTTTATATCCTCCTGCTGGAGTTTATGCTCATCCTAATATGTCCATG ACTCCAAATACACTGCAGACAAATCCAGAATCAGATAGTAAGGCACCGGATGGTAAGGACCAGAGTACAGGCAAAAAATTGAAGAGATGTTCAGGTGGCAAGGCAGGAGAAAGTGGGAAAGCGGCTTCAGGTTCTGGAAATGATGGTGGTGCCACAAGAAG TGCTGAAAGCGGAAGTGAAGGTTCATCAGacgaaaatgatgaaaatgataacCAT gaATTTTCTGCAGACAAGAATAGAAGCTTTGATCTAATGCTTGCTAATG GAGCCAATCCTCAGAACAATCCTGCAACAGGGAATCCAGTTGCCATGCCCACAACTAATCTGAATATTGGAATGGATTTGTGGAATGCACCATCTGCCGGTTCCGGAATGATCAAAATGCGATCAAATCAATCTGGTGTCTCGCCAGCTCCTGGGATGGGACGTGAATGGATTCAG GATGAACGTgaactcaaaaggcaaaagagaAAGCAATCTAATCGAGAATCAGCTAGGAGGTCAAGATTGCGCAAGCAG GCTGAGTGTGAAGAGCTACAACTTAAGGTAGAGACATTGAGCAATGAGAATCATGGACTCAAAGAGGAGTTGCGAAAGATCTCTGAGGAATGTGAGAAGCTTAGCTCGGAGAATAATTCGATAAAGGTAAAAACTAT GATGAGTTGA
- the LOC129872238 gene encoding G-box-binding factor 1-like isoform X3, producing the protein MGAGEESTPAKPSKATSTQETQATPSYPDWSSMQAYYGAGATPPFFPSTVASPTPHPYMWGGQHPLMPPYGAPVPYPALYPPAGVYAHPNMSMTPNTLQTNPESDSKAPDGKDQSTGKKLKRCSGGKAGESGKAASGSGNDGGATRSAESGSEGSSDENDENDNHEFSADKNRSFDLMLANGNPVAMPTTNLNIGMDLWNAPSAGSGMIKMRSNQSGVSPAPGMGREWIQDERELKRQKRKQSNRESARRSRLRKQAECEELQLKVETLSNENHGLKEELRKISEECEKLSSENNSIKGLRKGPTTRVYCTQPYLAFLPRLFPRLEPVTSWSHGNNFTR; encoded by the exons ATGGGGGCCGGGGAAGAGAGCACCCCTGCGAAGCCTTCGAAAGCTACTTCAACTCAG GAGACACAAGCTACCCCTTCATATCCTGATTGGTCTTCTATGCAG GCTTATTATGGTGCTGGAGCTACACCTCCCTTCTTTCCTTCAACTGTTGCTTCTCCCACTCCCCATCCATACATGTGGGGAGGCCAG CATCCGCTTATGCCTCCTTATGGAGCTCCAGTCCCATATCCTGCTTTATATCCTCCTGCTGGAGTTTATGCTCATCCTAATATGTCCATG ACTCCAAATACACTGCAGACAAATCCAGAATCAGATAGTAAGGCACCGGATGGTAAGGACCAGAGTACAGGCAAAAAATTGAAGAGATGTTCAGGTGGCAAGGCAGGAGAAAGTGGGAAAGCGGCTTCAGGTTCTGGAAATGATGGTGGTGCCACAAGAAG TGCTGAAAGCGGAAGTGAAGGTTCATCAGacgaaaatgatgaaaatgataacCAT gaATTTTCTGCAGACAAGAATAGAAGCTTTGATCTAATGCTTGCTAATG GGAATCCAGTTGCCATGCCCACAACTAATCTGAATATTGGAATGGATTTGTGGAATGCACCATCTGCCGGTTCCGGAATGATCAAAATGCGATCAAATCAATCTGGTGTCTCGCCAGCTCCTGGGATGGGACGTGAATGGATTCAG GATGAACGTgaactcaaaaggcaaaagagaAAGCAATCTAATCGAGAATCAGCTAGGAGGTCAAGATTGCGCAAGCAG GCTGAGTGTGAAGAGCTACAACTTAAGGTAGAGACATTGAGCAATGAGAATCATGGACTCAAAGAGGAGTTGCGAAAGATCTCTGAGGAATGTGAGAAGCTTAGCTCGGAGAATAATTCGATAAAG ggtctgaggaagggcccgaccacaagggtctattgtacgcagccttaccttgcatttctgccgaggttgtttccaaggcttgaacccgtgacctcttggtcacatggcaacaactttacca GATGA
- the LOC129872238 gene encoding G-box-binding factor 1-like isoform X1: MGAGEESTPAKPSKATSTQETQATPSYPDWSSMQAYYGAGATPPFFPSTVASPTPHPYMWGGQHPLMPPYGAPVPYPALYPPAGVYAHPNMSMTPNTLQTNPESDSKAPDGKDQSTGKKLKRCSGGKAGESGKAASGSGNDGGATRSAESGSEGSSDENDENDNHEFSADKNRSFDLMLANGANPQNNPATGNPVAMPTTNLNIGMDLWNAPSAGSGMIKMRSNQSGVSPAPGMGREWIQDERELKRQKRKQSNRESARRSRLRKQAECEELQLKVETLSNENHGLKEELRKISEECEKLSSENNSIKGLRKGPTTRVYCTQPYLAFLPRLFPRLEPVTSWSHGNNFTR; the protein is encoded by the exons ATGGGGGCCGGGGAAGAGAGCACCCCTGCGAAGCCTTCGAAAGCTACTTCAACTCAG GAGACACAAGCTACCCCTTCATATCCTGATTGGTCTTCTATGCAG GCTTATTATGGTGCTGGAGCTACACCTCCCTTCTTTCCTTCAACTGTTGCTTCTCCCACTCCCCATCCATACATGTGGGGAGGCCAG CATCCGCTTATGCCTCCTTATGGAGCTCCAGTCCCATATCCTGCTTTATATCCTCCTGCTGGAGTTTATGCTCATCCTAATATGTCCATG ACTCCAAATACACTGCAGACAAATCCAGAATCAGATAGTAAGGCACCGGATGGTAAGGACCAGAGTACAGGCAAAAAATTGAAGAGATGTTCAGGTGGCAAGGCAGGAGAAAGTGGGAAAGCGGCTTCAGGTTCTGGAAATGATGGTGGTGCCACAAGAAG TGCTGAAAGCGGAAGTGAAGGTTCATCAGacgaaaatgatgaaaatgataacCAT gaATTTTCTGCAGACAAGAATAGAAGCTTTGATCTAATGCTTGCTAATG GAGCCAATCCTCAGAACAATCCTGCAACAGGGAATCCAGTTGCCATGCCCACAACTAATCTGAATATTGGAATGGATTTGTGGAATGCACCATCTGCCGGTTCCGGAATGATCAAAATGCGATCAAATCAATCTGGTGTCTCGCCAGCTCCTGGGATGGGACGTGAATGGATTCAG GATGAACGTgaactcaaaaggcaaaagagaAAGCAATCTAATCGAGAATCAGCTAGGAGGTCAAGATTGCGCAAGCAG GCTGAGTGTGAAGAGCTACAACTTAAGGTAGAGACATTGAGCAATGAGAATCATGGACTCAAAGAGGAGTTGCGAAAGATCTCTGAGGAATGTGAGAAGCTTAGCTCGGAGAATAATTCGATAAAG ggtctgaggaagggcccgaccacaagggtctattgtacgcagccttaccttgcatttctgccgaggttgtttccaaggcttgaacccgtgacctcttggtcacatggcaacaactttacca GATGA
- the LOC129872238 gene encoding G-box-binding factor 1-like isoform X6: protein MGAGEESTPAKPSKATSTQETQATPSYPDWSSMQAYYGAGATPPFFPSTVASPTPHPYMWGGQHPLMPPYGAPVPYPALYPPAGVYAHPNMSMTPNTLQTNPESDSKAPDGKDQSTGKKLKRCSGGKAGESGKAASGSGNDGGATRSAESGSEGSSDENDENDNHEFSADKNRSFDLMLANGANPQNNPATGNPVAMPTTNLNIGMDLWNAPSAGSGMIKMRSNQSGVSPAPGMGREWIQDERELKRQKRKQSNRESARRSRLRKQVTQVGGTWMPIFSSLSTVASLFRTAKCQL from the exons ATGGGGGCCGGGGAAGAGAGCACCCCTGCGAAGCCTTCGAAAGCTACTTCAACTCAG GAGACACAAGCTACCCCTTCATATCCTGATTGGTCTTCTATGCAG GCTTATTATGGTGCTGGAGCTACACCTCCCTTCTTTCCTTCAACTGTTGCTTCTCCCACTCCCCATCCATACATGTGGGGAGGCCAG CATCCGCTTATGCCTCCTTATGGAGCTCCAGTCCCATATCCTGCTTTATATCCTCCTGCTGGAGTTTATGCTCATCCTAATATGTCCATG ACTCCAAATACACTGCAGACAAATCCAGAATCAGATAGTAAGGCACCGGATGGTAAGGACCAGAGTACAGGCAAAAAATTGAAGAGATGTTCAGGTGGCAAGGCAGGAGAAAGTGGGAAAGCGGCTTCAGGTTCTGGAAATGATGGTGGTGCCACAAGAAG TGCTGAAAGCGGAAGTGAAGGTTCATCAGacgaaaatgatgaaaatgataacCAT gaATTTTCTGCAGACAAGAATAGAAGCTTTGATCTAATGCTTGCTAATG GAGCCAATCCTCAGAACAATCCTGCAACAGGGAATCCAGTTGCCATGCCCACAACTAATCTGAATATTGGAATGGATTTGTGGAATGCACCATCTGCCGGTTCCGGAATGATCAAAATGCGATCAAATCAATCTGGTGTCTCGCCAGCTCCTGGGATGGGACGTGAATGGATTCAG GATGAACGTgaactcaaaaggcaaaagagaAAGCAATCTAATCGAGAATCAGCTAGGAGGTCAAGATTGCGCAAGCAG GTAACACAAGTAGGAGGAACCTGGATGCCGATTTTTAGTAGTCTTTCTACTGTTGCTAGTCTCTTCAGGACTGCCAAGTGCCAACTATAG